The stretch of DNA AATGAAGGATATGACCGGCCAACGGCAAAATCGGCTCAGCTCTCCAATCCCGTCTTGACCGGCTTGTTCTCGCTTTCGAGCTTGAGCCCGGCATTGAGCGCGACGGTCTCCAGAACGGCCGCAAAGTCCCCGTGTACATATGCCTCCGGGTCGTCCTTGAGCGAAGCGCCGCCGAGATGGGCCTGCAGCGCCTCGCGCGTCGTCGCCGTTTGCGGCATTGCCACGTTGAGCTCCCGGGCCAGCCCCAGACCAAGGTCGAGGTCTTTGAGCAGCAGTACCGGCGTGAAGGTCGCCGTCCAGTCGAGATTGACGAGCGCCGGCGTCTTGTAGCGCGTGAAGATCGAGCCCATCACCGAGTTGTTCATAAAGGCAAGGAAGGCGTGGCGCGGCACACCGGCCTTTTGCGCCAGGATGGTGATCTCGGCGAGGTTCTGAATCACCGCGCCTAGCATCACATTATGGGCGATCTTGCAGATGCGAGCGAGCTCACCCTCGCCGACATAGGCAACGCCATTCCCGGCGACGGTTTCGAGATAGGCGCGCACGCTCTCGAACGCCTGCTCGGCTCCGGAAGCCACCACCGACGCCTTGCCCGCCTTGACGCATTTGCCGTTGCCGCTCACAGGTGCGGCGACATATTCCGCGCCCCGTTCCTTGAGGCGCGCTCGGATCGCAGCCGACTCTTCAACGCCTATGCTGGAGCAATCGACGAAGATGCCCGGCAGGCTGCCGTTGGCCGAATGCGCAACGCCGCCCTCAGCGAAATAGACCTGCTCAAGGTCCTTTCCGGTGGAGACCATGGTGAACAGAACGTCCACCTCGGAGAGATCGCTCAAGCCGTCGGCGAGCGTGGCGCCGAATTTAGCCAGCGGCTCGGCCTTGGCACGTGTTCGGTTCCAGACCCGCACGTCATGGCCGGCCTTCACCAGCCGTTCGGCCATGGGATAACCCATGCGCCCCATGCCAACCCAACCGATGCTTTGCCTGTTCTCCTGCACCACACGCCTCCGTTGCGTCATTCAGACTTTGTAGATTGCTCTCGCGCTATCACACCTTCCAGCAGTCTCAAAGCAAATTGGCTTGAACCGGGCCGGCCTGCGCTCACGGACGATACCGGAGATTAAACTGAACTCCGGTGTCAGTGCACTTCGCCCGAGCTGAAAAACGCGCACATCAACCGTTAAGTGGCTGATTCGAAAGTGGTTGAGTGGTCGAGGCGCATGTGATTCCAAGCGGTTGCAGACCTGCCTGGAGATCGGCCATGTGGACCCCGACCAGCCGCGAACAGTATAGACGCCAGACGATGCGCTACCAGACCGAACTGACCGATGAGGAATAACGCGTAATCGAGCCTTATCTGCCGCCTCCTCGCCTTTGTCGATCCGGCGGCACTTGGGCATTGTCAATTTAACCGACGCAGATCGCAAGCAGGCGGCGGTCATGCCCGACTCAAGCCGGCGCGCCCACCATCAACCACATGCCGATCGCCTCACCACGGAACTTGCGAAGCGTCTTCCGTGAAATCAGGTGTCGCTGGACGTTGAAGGTGTTGTAGATGGCGGCGTGTATTGTGAGAAACCGTTGCGCTGATCCGGCCGACTTGAAGCCCTGCGTTCTCCGCTCTCGTTGTCGAACCGCCAAGTGCGAATTCTCGGCTCGATTGTTTTTTCTGCCGCCGAAGTCGTGCTGCCTCGAAAGGCCCAGTTCTCGCAGCGCCGCACCGTAGGAGGGAAGTTTGTTGGTCACGATGCGATCCGGGACACAGCCTTGGGTCTTCAGCAGCTTGCGCATGAGCTTGAGCGCCGCGGTTTTGTTCCGCCGCGCTTGAACCAGGACATCCAATACCTCGCCCTCGCTGTCCACCGCCCGCCACAGATACATCCGCTTGCCGTTGATCGAGACAAAGACTTCGTCGAGGTGCCAATGGCCACTTGACCGAGGCCGCAATTGCATCGATTTGCCGGCATGGGCCGTTCCAAACTTCAATGCCCAGCGCCGAACAGTTTCATAGGTCACGTCGATGCCACGCTCGGCAAGCAGATCCTCAACATCGCGGTAGCTGAGCGGGAACCGGAAATACAGCCAGACAGCGCGTTGGATGATCTCTGCGGGGAACCGATGGCGACGGTAGCTGGTTTTGGTCATCATCGGAACCTACCCGTGATGGGCAGTTCCCACCAGCGAGTTACCGTGACGGCACCAACAGGAGACTGGGTGGCTGGGGCGCCAGGATTCGAACCTGGGATCACGGGACCAAAACCCGTTGCCTTACCGCTTGGCCACGCCCCATCGGAAGGGCCGCGAAGCGCGCGGCCTGCCGCACCCGTCATATATCGGCTCGCCCTGCCCGCCGCAACGGCCACGAGCAGCACCGGTCCTGTTGCTTTGGCTTGCCGGCGCGGGATACGCCCGCTATAACCACGCCCGCCGAGCAGGCGCCGGTCGGAGTGTAGCGCAGCCTGGTAGCGCACCTCGTTCGGGACGAGGGGGTCGCAGGTTCAAATCCTGCCACTCCGACCATTTTTCCTTAAGATTCAGCCGTTTCTGCGCTTAACGAGCGCCCAGATTCCAGGCAGCAGCGCGGCCCCCAGCGCAATCTTGAACAGATCGCCGAGGACGAAGGGGTAAAGCCCGAAGCTCAGCACCGGCTTGTCCCAGCCGACGACGGCGCCGAGCCACAACAGGCCCGGCACATAGATGACGATGTTGCCGGCGAGCATGGCGATCGCCGCCTTGAGCGGCGAGCGGTCGAAGCCGCGCTCGGCGAGATAGCCGACGAGCATGGCCGCCAGTAGGAAACCGAGAATATAGCCGCCGGTCGACCCCATCATATAGGCAAGGCCGATACCCTTTTCCGGGGTTCCGGCAAAAACCGGCAGACCGGCCGCCCCTTCGGCGATATAGAGCGCCAACGTCGCCGTGCCGAGGCGCAGGCCATAACACATGGCGAGCGCCAGAACGGCCAAGGTCTGCATGGTCATCGGCACCGGATAGAAGGGGATGTTGATCTTCGCCGAAAGGGTGATCAGCGCCGTGCCGGCAATCGCCAGAAGAATGTCGCGCATCCAGGCGCGCGCGCCTTCGGAAGGCAGCATCCGCTCAACCAGCGTATCGTATTGTGCCGTCATAGTCTGCATGGTCCCGTCCCTCGATTGGCGCTGCGGCACCCATCGCCGCCTGCAAAACCCGGCGATGGTATAGGCGCTTGATCGGCCGCCGACAAGAGAGCCGTCACGGCGGCCTTGCAACCCGGTTTCGGGCGGCCCAAGTTTCAGACCGCAAACGAAAAGGACGTCGATGGCCGACGACATTGCCTTCAACCGCGACTTCGATATCATCCACGACAAACCCGATCAGGTGAGCCCGCTCGTGCGCCGGGTGGTGGCGGCAAACCCGAGCCATTTCACCTTCAAGGGCACCTGCAGCTATATCGTCGGCTCGGGCGAGGTGGCGGTGATCGATCCCGGCCCGATGGACAAGACGCATGTCGATGCGATCCTGGCGGCGCTCGGGCCCGGCGGCGAGCGCGTCACCCATATCCTCGTCACCCACACCCACAAGGACCATTCGCCGGGCGCGCGGTTGTTAAAGGCGCATACCGGAGCTTCCGTCTATGCCTTTGGCCCGCACAGACAAACGTCTTCCGGGATGCCCGGCGGCGCGGCGGCGCTCGATGCCGCCGGCGACATGGAATTCGAGCCCGATGTCCGCGTCGCCCATGGCGACCTCATCGAGGCGGCGGGCTTCTCGCTTGAATGCGTCTTCACCCCCGGCCACACGGCAAACCACATGGCCTTCGCGCTCAGGCAGGAGCGGGCGCTGTTCTCCGGCGACCATGTGATGGGCTGGTCGACCAGCGTCATCGCGCCGCCGGACGGCAATATGGCCGACTACATGGCCTCGCTCGAGCTGCTCACCGGGCGCTCGGATAAGGTCTATTGGCCGGGGCATGGCGGGCCGGTCGCGGAGCCCGGAAGCTTCGTGCGCGCCTTCATCGCCCATCGCCGGATGCGCGAGGCGGCGATCCTGAGACGGCTTGAGGCCGGCGACCGGACCATCGCCGAGATCGTGCGCCGCGTCTATGAGAGCCTGCCGCAGAACCTGTTCGCCGCGGCAAGCCTGTCGGTGCTGGCGCATCTGCAGGACCTCGCCCAGCGCGGGATCGTGGTCAGCGACGGCCCGCCGCGCCTTGATTCGGCGTTCCGCATCGCGGGAACCGGATCCTGACGGGCGGTCAGCGCTCTCCGCCGGCGGTCGGTGCGATTTGCTCGCGCAGCGCGAACAGGAATGCCTGGATGCGGCGCGCA from Hyphomicrobiales bacterium encodes:
- a CDS encoding NAD(P)-dependent oxidoreductase codes for the protein MTQRRRVVQENRQSIGWVGMGRMGYPMAERLVKAGHDVRVWNRTRAKAEPLAKFGATLADGLSDLSEVDVLFTMVSTGKDLEQVYFAEGGVAHSANGSLPGIFVDCSSIGVEESAAIRARLKERGAEYVAAPVSGNGKCVKAGKASVVASGAEQAFESVRAYLETVAGNGVAYVGEGELARICKIAHNVMLGAVIQNLAEITILAQKAGVPRHAFLAFMNNSVMGSIFTRYKTPALVNLDWTATFTPVLLLKDLDLGLGLARELNVAMPQTATTREALQAHLGGASLKDDPEAYVHGDFAAVLETVALNAGLKLESENKPVKTGLES
- a CDS encoding IS6 family transposase, with translation MTKTSYRRHRFPAEIIQRAVWLYFRFPLSYRDVEDLLAERGIDVTYETVRRWALKFGTAHAGKSMQLRPRSSGHWHLDEVFVSINGKRMYLWRAVDSEGEVLDVLVQARRNKTAALKLMRKLLKTQGCVPDRIVTNKLPSYGAALRELGLSRQHDFGGRKNNRAENSHLAVRQRERRTQGFKSAGSAQRFLTIHAAIYNTFNVQRHLISRKTLRKFRGEAIGMWLMVGAPA
- a CDS encoding biotin transporter BioY; the encoded protein is MQTMTAQYDTLVERMLPSEGARAWMRDILLAIAGTALITLSAKINIPFYPVPMTMQTLAVLALAMCYGLRLGTATLALYIAEGAAGLPVFAGTPEKGIGLAYMMGSTGGYILGFLLAAMLVGYLAERGFDRSPLKAAIAMLAGNIVIYVPGLLWLGAVVGWDKPVLSFGLYPFVLGDLFKIALGAALLPGIWALVKRRNG
- a CDS encoding MBL fold metallo-hydrolase codes for the protein MADDIAFNRDFDIIHDKPDQVSPLVRRVVAANPSHFTFKGTCSYIVGSGEVAVIDPGPMDKTHVDAILAALGPGGERVTHILVTHTHKDHSPGARLLKAHTGASVYAFGPHRQTSSGMPGGAAALDAAGDMEFEPDVRVAHGDLIEAAGFSLECVFTPGHTANHMAFALRQERALFSGDHVMGWSTSVIAPPDGNMADYMASLELLTGRSDKVYWPGHGGPVAEPGSFVRAFIAHRRMREAAILRRLEAGDRTIAEIVRRVYESLPQNLFAAASLSVLAHLQDLAQRGIVVSDGPPRLDSAFRIAGTGS